In the Sarcophilus harrisii chromosome 3, mSarHar1.11, whole genome shotgun sequence genome, one interval contains:
- the BSDC1 gene encoding BSD domain-containing protein 1 isoform X4, with translation MKRDLTEFSQVVQHDTACTIAATASVVKEKLTTEGSSGATEKMKKGLSDFLGVISDTFAPSPDKTIDCDVITLMGTPSGTTELYDSAKARLYSLQSDPATYCNEPDGPPELFDTWLSQFHLEEKKDEISNLLISSPSIRALYTKMVPAAVSHSEFWHRYFYRLHHLEQEEARRDALKQRAEQSVSEEPGWEEEEEGPLATAQLNEQSQEEGKAAVLSPASAAKGQASSPQSPSEESLGTLASPSAEVTPSESSESVSLVTQVINPAFTPEAPAPVQTAPAKDLSQKLLEATLEDQVPTADTGETGPPPVERPKPSAPAGRPSSSEPKPVIRVETLREEGPTDLRVFELNSDSGKSTPSNNGKKGSSTDISEDWEKDFDLDMTEEEVQLALSKADGSGELEDVEWEDWE, from the exons ATGAAACGCGACCTTACTGAATTCAGCCAAGTGGTCCAGCATGACACAGCCTGCACCATCGCAGCCACTGCCAGTGTGGTCAAGGAAAAGCTGACT ACTGAAGGTTCTTCAGGAGCAACAGAGAAGATGAAGAAGGGACTATCTGACTTTCTCGGAGTGATCTCAGACACGTTTGCCCCTTCTCCTGACAAAACCATTGATTGTGATGTCATTACCCTGATGGGCACACCTTCAGGAACAACCGAACTTTATGATAGTGCCAAG GCTCGTCTGTATAGCCTACAGTCAGACCCAGCAACGTACTGTAATGAGCCTGATG GGCCTCCAGAGCTATTTGACACCTGGCTATCTCAGTTCCatttggaggaaaagaaagatgaaatctCCAATCTGCTCATCAGCAGCCCCTCCATCCGGGCTCTCTATACTAAGATG GTCCCAGCAGCTGTTTCCCACTCAGAATTCTGGCACCGATATTTCTATAGGCTCCACCACTTAGAACAG gaAGAGGCACGGAGGGATGCTCTAAAACAACGGGCAGAACAAAGTGTCTCTGAGGAACCAGgctgggaggaagaggaag AAGGACCCTTGGCAACAGCTCAGCTGAATGAGCAATCCCAAGAAGAGGGAAAAGCTGCCGTATTAAGCCCTGCCTCGGCTGCGAAGGGCCAGGCCAGCAGTCCTCAGAGTCCTTCTGAGGAGAGTCTGGGAACTTTGGCTTCCCCCTCAGCAGAGGTCACCCCTTCAGAAAGCAGCGAGAGCGTCTCCCTTGTGACCCAGGTCATCAATCCTGCTTTTACACCTGAAGCCCCAGCACCGGTGCAGACAGCCCCTGCTAAGGACCTCTCCCAAAAGCTTTTGGAAGCTACTTTGGAAGACCAAGTTCCCACAGCTGATACAGGAGAGACGGGCCCACCTCCCGTGGAACGGCCCAAGCCTTCAGCCCCTGCTGGGCGTCCAAGCAGCTCTGAGCCCAAGCCAGTTATCAGAGTAGAGACTCTGAGAGAGGAGGGACCAACAGACTTACGGGTGTTTGAATTGAACTCAGACAGTGGGAAGTCTACACCTTCCAACAATGGCAAGAAAG GTTCCAGTACTGACATCAGTGAAGACTGGGAGAAGGACTTTGATCTGGACATGACTGAGGAGGAGGTGCAGCTGGCTCTGTCCAAAGCTGATGGATCTGGAGAG CTGGAAGACGTGGAGTGGGAGGACTGGGAATGA
- the BSDC1 gene encoding BSD domain-containing protein 1 isoform X3 — protein sequence MAREDGGWWRSWLQQSYQVVKEKSTEALEFMKRDLTEFSQVVQHDTACTIAATASVVKEKLTTEGSSGATEKMKKGLSDFLGVISDTFAPSPDKTIDCDVITLMGTPSGTTELYDSAKARLYSLQSDPATYCNEPDGPPELFDTWLSQFHLEEKKDEISNLLISSPSIRALYTKMVPAAVSHSEFWHRYFYRLHHLEQEEARRDALKQRAEQSVSEEPGWEEEEEGPLATAQLNEQSQEEGKAAVLSPASAAKGQASSPQSPSEESLGTLASPSAEVTPSESSESVSLVTQVINPAFTPEAPAPVQTAPAKDLSQKLLEATLEDQVPTADTGETGPPPVERPKPSAPAGRPSSSEPKPVIRVETLREEGPTDLRVFELNSDSGKSTPSNNGKKGSSTDISEDWEKDFDLDMTEEEVQLALSKADGSGELEDVEWEDWE from the exons ATGGCCAG GGAGGATGGAGGCTGGTGGAGGAGCTGGCTGCAGCAGAGCTACCAGGTTGTCAAAGAGAAG TCCACAGAAGCCCTAGAATTCATGAAACGCGACCTTACTGAATTCAGCCAAGTGGTCCAGCATGACACAGCCTGCACCATCGCAGCCACTGCCAGTGTGGTCAAGGAAAAGCTGACT ACTGAAGGTTCTTCAGGAGCAACAGAGAAGATGAAGAAGGGACTATCTGACTTTCTCGGAGTGATCTCAGACACGTTTGCCCCTTCTCCTGACAAAACCATTGATTGTGATGTCATTACCCTGATGGGCACACCTTCAGGAACAACCGAACTTTATGATAGTGCCAAG GCTCGTCTGTATAGCCTACAGTCAGACCCAGCAACGTACTGTAATGAGCCTGATG GGCCTCCAGAGCTATTTGACACCTGGCTATCTCAGTTCCatttggaggaaaagaaagatgaaatctCCAATCTGCTCATCAGCAGCCCCTCCATCCGGGCTCTCTATACTAAGATG GTCCCAGCAGCTGTTTCCCACTCAGAATTCTGGCACCGATATTTCTATAGGCTCCACCACTTAGAACAG gaAGAGGCACGGAGGGATGCTCTAAAACAACGGGCAGAACAAAGTGTCTCTGAGGAACCAGgctgggaggaagaggaag AAGGACCCTTGGCAACAGCTCAGCTGAATGAGCAATCCCAAGAAGAGGGAAAAGCTGCCGTATTAAGCCCTGCCTCGGCTGCGAAGGGCCAGGCCAGCAGTCCTCAGAGTCCTTCTGAGGAGAGTCTGGGAACTTTGGCTTCCCCCTCAGCAGAGGTCACCCCTTCAGAAAGCAGCGAGAGCGTCTCCCTTGTGACCCAGGTCATCAATCCTGCTTTTACACCTGAAGCCCCAGCACCGGTGCAGACAGCCCCTGCTAAGGACCTCTCCCAAAAGCTTTTGGAAGCTACTTTGGAAGACCAAGTTCCCACAGCTGATACAGGAGAGACGGGCCCACCTCCCGTGGAACGGCCCAAGCCTTCAGCCCCTGCTGGGCGTCCAAGCAGCTCTGAGCCCAAGCCAGTTATCAGAGTAGAGACTCTGAGAGAGGAGGGACCAACAGACTTACGGGTGTTTGAATTGAACTCAGACAGTGGGAAGTCTACACCTTCCAACAATGGCAAGAAAG GTTCCAGTACTGACATCAGTGAAGACTGGGAGAAGGACTTTGATCTGGACATGACTGAGGAGGAGGTGCAGCTGGCTCTGTCCAAAGCTGATGGATCTGGAGAG CTGGAAGACGTGGAGTGGGAGGACTGGGAATGA
- the BSDC1 gene encoding BSD domain-containing protein 1 isoform X1: MERGPRKEPKQQPDREDGGWWRSWLQQSYQVVKEKSTEALEFMKRDLTEFSQVVQHDTACTIAATASVVKEKLTTEGSSGATEKMKKGLSDFLGVISDTFAPSPDKTIDCDVITLMGTPSGTTELYDSAKARLYSLQSDPATYCNEPDGPPELFDTWLSQFHLEEKKDEISNLLISSPSIRALYTKMVPAAVSHSEFWHRYFYRLHHLEQEEARRDALKQRAEQSVSEEPGWEEEEEGPLATAQLNEQSQEEGKAAVLSPASAAKGQASSPQSPSEESLGTLASPSAEVTPSESSESVSLVTQVINPAFTPEAPAPVQTAPAKDLSQKLLEATLEDQVPTADTGETGPPPVERPKPSAPAGRPSSSEPKPVIRVETLREEGPTDLRVFELNSDSGKSTPSNNGKKGSSTDISEDWEKDFDLDMTEEEVQLALSKADGSGELEDVEWEDWE, from the exons ATGGAGAGAGGGCCCAGAAAGGAGCCCAAGCAGCAGCCGGACAG GGAGGATGGAGGCTGGTGGAGGAGCTGGCTGCAGCAGAGCTACCAGGTTGTCAAAGAGAAG TCCACAGAAGCCCTAGAATTCATGAAACGCGACCTTACTGAATTCAGCCAAGTGGTCCAGCATGACACAGCCTGCACCATCGCAGCCACTGCCAGTGTGGTCAAGGAAAAGCTGACT ACTGAAGGTTCTTCAGGAGCAACAGAGAAGATGAAGAAGGGACTATCTGACTTTCTCGGAGTGATCTCAGACACGTTTGCCCCTTCTCCTGACAAAACCATTGATTGTGATGTCATTACCCTGATGGGCACACCTTCAGGAACAACCGAACTTTATGATAGTGCCAAG GCTCGTCTGTATAGCCTACAGTCAGACCCAGCAACGTACTGTAATGAGCCTGATG GGCCTCCAGAGCTATTTGACACCTGGCTATCTCAGTTCCatttggaggaaaagaaagatgaaatctCCAATCTGCTCATCAGCAGCCCCTCCATCCGGGCTCTCTATACTAAGATG GTCCCAGCAGCTGTTTCCCACTCAGAATTCTGGCACCGATATTTCTATAGGCTCCACCACTTAGAACAG gaAGAGGCACGGAGGGATGCTCTAAAACAACGGGCAGAACAAAGTGTCTCTGAGGAACCAGgctgggaggaagaggaag AAGGACCCTTGGCAACAGCTCAGCTGAATGAGCAATCCCAAGAAGAGGGAAAAGCTGCCGTATTAAGCCCTGCCTCGGCTGCGAAGGGCCAGGCCAGCAGTCCTCAGAGTCCTTCTGAGGAGAGTCTGGGAACTTTGGCTTCCCCCTCAGCAGAGGTCACCCCTTCAGAAAGCAGCGAGAGCGTCTCCCTTGTGACCCAGGTCATCAATCCTGCTTTTACACCTGAAGCCCCAGCACCGGTGCAGACAGCCCCTGCTAAGGACCTCTCCCAAAAGCTTTTGGAAGCTACTTTGGAAGACCAAGTTCCCACAGCTGATACAGGAGAGACGGGCCCACCTCCCGTGGAACGGCCCAAGCCTTCAGCCCCTGCTGGGCGTCCAAGCAGCTCTGAGCCCAAGCCAGTTATCAGAGTAGAGACTCTGAGAGAGGAGGGACCAACAGACTTACGGGTGTTTGAATTGAACTCAGACAGTGGGAAGTCTACACCTTCCAACAATGGCAAGAAAG GTTCCAGTACTGACATCAGTGAAGACTGGGAGAAGGACTTTGATCTGGACATGACTGAGGAGGAGGTGCAGCTGGCTCTGTCCAAAGCTGATGGATCTGGAGAG CTGGAAGACGTGGAGTGGGAGGACTGGGAATGA
- the BSDC1 gene encoding BSD domain-containing protein 1 isoform X2 — protein sequence MAEGEDGGWWRSWLQQSYQVVKEKSTEALEFMKRDLTEFSQVVQHDTACTIAATASVVKEKLTTEGSSGATEKMKKGLSDFLGVISDTFAPSPDKTIDCDVITLMGTPSGTTELYDSAKARLYSLQSDPATYCNEPDGPPELFDTWLSQFHLEEKKDEISNLLISSPSIRALYTKMVPAAVSHSEFWHRYFYRLHHLEQEEARRDALKQRAEQSVSEEPGWEEEEEGPLATAQLNEQSQEEGKAAVLSPASAAKGQASSPQSPSEESLGTLASPSAEVTPSESSESVSLVTQVINPAFTPEAPAPVQTAPAKDLSQKLLEATLEDQVPTADTGETGPPPVERPKPSAPAGRPSSSEPKPVIRVETLREEGPTDLRVFELNSDSGKSTPSNNGKKGSSTDISEDWEKDFDLDMTEEEVQLALSKADGSGELEDVEWEDWE from the exons ATGGCGGAAGG GGAGGATGGAGGCTGGTGGAGGAGCTGGCTGCAGCAGAGCTACCAGGTTGTCAAAGAGAAG TCCACAGAAGCCCTAGAATTCATGAAACGCGACCTTACTGAATTCAGCCAAGTGGTCCAGCATGACACAGCCTGCACCATCGCAGCCACTGCCAGTGTGGTCAAGGAAAAGCTGACT ACTGAAGGTTCTTCAGGAGCAACAGAGAAGATGAAGAAGGGACTATCTGACTTTCTCGGAGTGATCTCAGACACGTTTGCCCCTTCTCCTGACAAAACCATTGATTGTGATGTCATTACCCTGATGGGCACACCTTCAGGAACAACCGAACTTTATGATAGTGCCAAG GCTCGTCTGTATAGCCTACAGTCAGACCCAGCAACGTACTGTAATGAGCCTGATG GGCCTCCAGAGCTATTTGACACCTGGCTATCTCAGTTCCatttggaggaaaagaaagatgaaatctCCAATCTGCTCATCAGCAGCCCCTCCATCCGGGCTCTCTATACTAAGATG GTCCCAGCAGCTGTTTCCCACTCAGAATTCTGGCACCGATATTTCTATAGGCTCCACCACTTAGAACAG gaAGAGGCACGGAGGGATGCTCTAAAACAACGGGCAGAACAAAGTGTCTCTGAGGAACCAGgctgggaggaagaggaag AAGGACCCTTGGCAACAGCTCAGCTGAATGAGCAATCCCAAGAAGAGGGAAAAGCTGCCGTATTAAGCCCTGCCTCGGCTGCGAAGGGCCAGGCCAGCAGTCCTCAGAGTCCTTCTGAGGAGAGTCTGGGAACTTTGGCTTCCCCCTCAGCAGAGGTCACCCCTTCAGAAAGCAGCGAGAGCGTCTCCCTTGTGACCCAGGTCATCAATCCTGCTTTTACACCTGAAGCCCCAGCACCGGTGCAGACAGCCCCTGCTAAGGACCTCTCCCAAAAGCTTTTGGAAGCTACTTTGGAAGACCAAGTTCCCACAGCTGATACAGGAGAGACGGGCCCACCTCCCGTGGAACGGCCCAAGCCTTCAGCCCCTGCTGGGCGTCCAAGCAGCTCTGAGCCCAAGCCAGTTATCAGAGTAGAGACTCTGAGAGAGGAGGGACCAACAGACTTACGGGTGTTTGAATTGAACTCAGACAGTGGGAAGTCTACACCTTCCAACAATGGCAAGAAAG GTTCCAGTACTGACATCAGTGAAGACTGGGAGAAGGACTTTGATCTGGACATGACTGAGGAGGAGGTGCAGCTGGCTCTGTCCAAAGCTGATGGATCTGGAGAG CTGGAAGACGTGGAGTGGGAGGACTGGGAATGA